In a genomic window of Curtobacterium flaccumfaciens pv. betae:
- a CDS encoding ATP-dependent DNA ligase, with translation MGQLIYDGRPLDLRIDDRALTHLQIVIVNMLRRDHRFAFSWKDDVVHGNGRSTIWLHPNVSLHFKFTGSRVPSINRSWLEDLYASATSGSGLVLTPEPADTSTADDSAWSRAVAPGDADDASGTPSGSTAR, from the coding sequence ATGGGGCAGCTCATCTACGACGGCCGACCGCTCGACCTGCGGATCGACGACCGCGCGCTCACGCACCTGCAGATCGTCATCGTCAACATGCTCCGGCGTGACCACCGGTTCGCGTTCTCGTGGAAGGACGACGTCGTCCACGGCAACGGTCGCAGCACGATCTGGCTGCACCCCAACGTGAGCCTGCACTTCAAGTTCACCGGCAGTCGGGTGCCGTCGATCAACCGCAGCTGGCTCGAGGACCTCTACGCCTCGGCCACCTCGGGGTCGGGGCTCGTGCTGACGCCGGAGCCGGCGGACACCAGCACGGCGGACGACTCGGCGTGGTCGCGGGCGGTGGCACCCGGCGACGCGGACGACGCCTCGGGGACGCCGAGCGGGAGCACCGCGCGCTGA
- a CDS encoding alpha/beta hydrolase family protein, producing MTIVWWVLGALVVLAAVSLAVLVVLRKVVGRIVLPGGDRWTPVLESDADSVRLPITDDTVRPGEYGLWHDGPGHTTVGPVLEVDEAAGFVRRAVVRTTGAVSSRVRWSGHVHPDPAAMDVDWSEVSLPTPVGPAPAWVVRPGPDGAARPDRGAEQGADSVAARGADPAAARTWAVHVHGIRTTRVTALRTVPAALELGWTSIVPSFRGDGEAPWEGRASHLGAREWADVEAALDHAVANGAERLVIVGWSMGATITHELLARSAHRGRLAGIVLVAPALDWAVTVRSQARRAGLPGPVVGAALEAMATPGLCRTVGLRSPVDVRVLSWLRAPRPLPPTLLIHSTGDTTVPFSASQEFADAHPGTVTLAVSEPAEHAWERNVDAAWFDRTITTWASGLAHTGAQE from the coding sequence GTGACGATCGTGTGGTGGGTGCTCGGAGCGCTCGTGGTGCTGGCGGCGGTGTCCCTGGCGGTCCTGGTCGTCCTGCGGAAGGTCGTCGGCAGGATCGTGCTGCCCGGTGGCGATCGGTGGACGCCCGTGCTCGAGTCCGACGCCGACTCCGTCCGGCTGCCGATCACCGACGACACCGTGCGGCCGGGGGAGTACGGGCTGTGGCACGACGGCCCGGGGCACACCACCGTCGGGCCGGTGCTCGAGGTCGACGAAGCCGCCGGGTTCGTGCGCCGGGCCGTGGTGCGGACGACCGGCGCGGTGTCGTCGCGGGTGCGGTGGAGCGGACACGTGCACCCGGACCCGGCGGCGATGGACGTCGACTGGTCCGAGGTGTCGCTGCCGACGCCGGTGGGGCCGGCACCCGCGTGGGTGGTGCGGCCCGGGCCGGACGGTGCTGCACGCCCGGACCGCGGTGCTGAGCAGGGTGCCGACTCCGTGGCTGCCCGGGGTGCCGATCCCGCGGCCGCCCGGACCTGGGCCGTCCACGTGCACGGGATCCGGACGACCCGGGTCACCGCGCTCCGGACCGTCCCCGCCGCGCTCGAGCTCGGCTGGACCTCGATCGTCCCGTCGTTCCGCGGGGACGGCGAAGCACCGTGGGAAGGCCGGGCCTCGCACCTCGGCGCGCGCGAGTGGGCCGACGTCGAAGCGGCGCTCGACCACGCCGTCGCGAACGGCGCCGAACGGCTCGTCATCGTGGGGTGGTCGATGGGCGCGACGATCACGCACGAACTCCTCGCCCGTTCGGCGCACCGTGGCCGCCTGGCCGGGATCGTGCTCGTCGCCCCGGCACTGGACTGGGCCGTCACCGTCCGGTCCCAGGCCCGTCGCGCGGGGCTGCCCGGCCCTGTGGTGGGCGCTGCCCTCGAGGCGATGGCGACACCGGGCCTCTGCCGGACGGTGGGGCTGCGCTCGCCGGTCGACGTGCGCGTGCTGTCCTGGTTGCGCGCACCCCGGCCGCTGCCACCGACCCTGCTCATCCACTCCACCGGCGACACCACGGTGCCGTTCTCGGCCAGTCAGGAGTTCGCCGACGCCCACCCCGGCACGGTGACCCTGGCGGTCAGCGAGCCGGCCGAGCACGCCTGGGAGCGCAACGTCGACGCCGCCTGGTTCGACCGCACCATCACCACCTGGGCGTCTGGTCTCGCGCACACCGGAGCGCAGGAGTAG